The following proteins come from a genomic window of Nicotiana tomentosiformis chromosome 12, ASM39032v3, whole genome shotgun sequence:
- the LOC138903240 gene encoding uncharacterized protein, whose protein sequence is MGWIENMFKQMMENNADSDAQLASHNISIRNLEVQLGQISQALNTHPKGALPSDTVVNPKGGNTGHAMAVTIGSGRGGVASSSKQRRHIGDDVLVQDYDEPTNDVQANEEANIDIDENVEETQEEVYLSREHMTDMPEPVVPKAKVIMPRPPPPYPQRLAKKNNENKFKKFINMIKSLSVNMSLVEALEHMLGYAKFMKDLVTKKRSINCEMIKMTHQVSSMVHSMAPKLEDPSAFTILYTIGSADFAKAFCDLGASLNLIPYSVFKTLGIGQTRPTFMSLQMADRIMKRPLGIIDDVLCNAPITFQRCMMSIFTDMVEEFLEVFMDDFSDVGDSFEEFLDNLDKVLAHCEETNLVLNWEKCHFMVKEGIVLSHMISKNEEEQLGILEACHSSTYGGHHGGERTATKVLIYGFYWPTLYKDTSYLVKHCNECQRADWSKKLDDALWAYRTTYKEPIGMSPYRLVFGKVYHLMVELAHKAMWALKKLNLEWDVAANLRVEQLNELDEFRFHAYSSSSLYKDKMNTFMTSISGTKNSKKMQEATTKLTTISSAVTAQSSAPSELQVPPSVEDSLKKILDNQKKILNDQKKIRETLDTHGRIIKDLRK, encoded by the exons ATGGGATggattgaaaacatgtttaagcaaatgatggaaaacaatgccgactccgatgcccaaTTAGCCTCCCATAACAtttctatccgcaacttggaggttcaacttggccaaatttcGCAAGCCTTAAATACTCACCCAAaaggggcactacctagtgatacagTGGTAAACCCGAAAGGTGGGAATACAGGGCATGCAATGGCCGTGACAATAGGAAGTGggagaggtggagttgctagttcctcaaaacaaagaagacatataggtgatgatgtgttggtgcaaGATTATGATGAGCCAACCAAtgatgttcaagctaatgaagaagcaaatattgatattgatgaaaatgtggaggagacgcaagaagaagtGTACCTCTCTAGGGAGCACATGACTGACatgccggaaccggtagtgccaaaggctaaggtaataatgccaaggcctcctcctccataccctcaaagacttgcaaaGAAAAACAATGAGAataaattcaagaaattcattaatatgataaaaaGTTTGTCCGTAAATATGTcgttggttgaagccttagaacatatgctgggatatgccaagttcatgaaggatttggtaacaaagaagagatcaataaactgtgaaatgatcaaaatgacacatcaagtgagttctATGGTGCACTCCATGGCTCCTAAATTAGAAGACCCCAGTGCTTTCACAATCTTGTACACTATTGGGAGTGCTGATTTCGCCAAAGCTTtctgtgatttgggggcaagcctTAACTTGATTCCCTATTCTGTGTTCAAAACGTTGGGGATTGGGCAAACAAGACCCACATTCATGAGTttgcaaatggcggatcggataatgaaaaggccattggggataattgatgatgt attatgcaatgcaccgataacttttcaacggtgtatgatgtccatcttcaccgatatggtggaggaatttctcgaggttttcatggatgatttctctgacGTGGGGGATTCTTTTGAAGAGTTCTTAgataacttggataaggtattggcacaTTGCGAAGAAACTAACTTGGTgctgaattgggagaagtgtcactttatggtcaaggagggcattgtcctcagtcacatgatttccaagaatg AAGAAGaacaattgggtattcttgaagcttgccactcttcgacatatggtggtcaccatggtggagagagaactgctacaaaggtgctaatctatggattctattggcctacccttTACAAGGACACTAGCTATCTCGTTAAGCATTGcaatgaatgtcaaagggccg attggtcgaagaaacttgacgatgctctttgggcttatagaacaACATACAAAGaaccaattggtatgtctccgtatcggttagtgttcgggaaagtcTATCACCTCATGGTAGAACTTGCGcataaggctatgtgggcattgaagaagcttaaccttgagtgggatgtaGCTGCAAATCTTCGggtggagcaattgaatgaacttgatgagtttcggTTCCATGCATACTCCAGTTCATCCTTGTATAAGGATAAGATGAATACCTTCATGACAAGTATATCCGGAACAAAAAATTCAAAGAAG atgcaagAAGCTACCACAAAGCTGACTACCATATCCAGTGCAGTTACAGCACAATCTTCAGCCCCATcagagcttcaggtacctccatcagtggaggactctttgaagaagattctggacaaccagaagaagatTCTGAATGACCAGAAGAAGATCCGGGAGACTCTTGATACACATGGGAGGATTATCAAGGATTTGAGGAAGTag